From a single Sulfolobus sp. E5-1-F genomic region:
- a CDS encoding MFS transporter: protein MVYGLNKQQWLAIFSTWLGWLMDGYTSIAYALVGVTISKIFFPTTIGILGLIATFGGFAVGALARPIGSLVFGNYIGDKMGRRNMLVITILGFSLLASSKSLLPSYNTVGILAPILLYIVLFVEGMFAGAEYGGGTTLALESVPAERRAFIGSFVQSGFGTGYFIISLVYSLLYNIYGNSGFQAIGWRVLFATCIIPGLITLIIRRITDESPVFKEMESKREVVKIPIRDLFASSYRSVLIGLMITSGLLYINTATFSFYPSVLTLQNIPGSLVGLSVAIINLISLFGVWIGGFIADRIKKGRKFPMLLYSIVFVVLIYPIIYLGLSKSFFLVTAVFSIQAFLEAMIFSTLPAFLAEQFSKKYRATGVGFTYNGGAIAGGFAISAIFALSTSLGLLYAWFFNMIIAGMVMIIGIILAKETYTGKHDPIME, encoded by the coding sequence ATGGTTTATGGCTTGAATAAGCAACAATGGTTAGCAATATTCTCTACTTGGCTAGGATGGTTAATGGACGGATACACTAGCATAGCATATGCATTAGTTGGAGTCACAATATCGAAAATATTCTTCCCAACGACAATTGGAATCTTAGGTCTTATAGCCACCTTTGGAGGATTTGCAGTAGGTGCATTAGCAAGGCCAATAGGGTCTCTAGTGTTTGGGAACTATATAGGGGACAAAATGGGTAGAAGAAACATGTTAGTCATAACAATCTTAGGATTTTCATTGTTAGCCTCTTCAAAGTCACTCTTACCATCATATAATACTGTAGGCATTTTAGCACCAATACTCCTATACATAGTGTTGTTCGTCGAAGGTATGTTTGCAGGTGCAGAATATGGAGGTGGGACAACACTAGCCTTAGAATCTGTTCCAGCAGAGAGGAGAGCGTTCATAGGTTCATTCGTGCAAAGCGGTTTCGGAACCGGATATTTCATCATTTCTCTAGTCTACTCTCTACTATACAACATTTACGGAAATAGCGGTTTCCAAGCAATAGGTTGGAGAGTACTCTTTGCTACTTGTATTATTCCAGGATTAATAACATTAATTATTAGAAGAATAACTGATGAAAGTCCAGTATTTAAGGAAATGGAGAGTAAAAGAGAAGTAGTAAAAATACCGATTAGAGACTTGTTCGCTTCATCATACAGATCAGTGCTTATTGGATTAATGATAACGAGTGGATTATTATATATCAATACTGCCACTTTCTCCTTCTATCCCTCAGTTCTAACGCTCCAAAATATTCCGGGAAGTTTAGTGGGTCTGAGCGTTGCCATAATCAATCTAATATCACTATTCGGTGTATGGATAGGTGGATTTATAGCGGATAGGATTAAAAAGGGAAGGAAATTCCCAATGTTACTCTACTCAATAGTCTTCGTAGTCTTAATATATCCAATAATATATCTAGGACTCTCGAAAAGCTTCTTTTTGGTAACAGCGGTTTTCAGTATACAAGCGTTCTTAGAGGCAATGATATTCTCAACTCTACCCGCATTCCTCGCAGAACAATTCAGTAAAAAATATAGGGCAACTGGAGTGGGCTTTACGTATAATGGTGGAGCAATAGCTGGAGGGTTTGCAATATCAGCAATATTTGCATTGTCGACATCCCTAGGATTACTTTATGCATGGTTCTTCAACATGATCATAGCTGGAATGGTAATGATAATTGGAATAATCCTCGCGAAAGAGACTTATACTGGAAAACATGATCCTATCATGGAGTGA
- a CDS encoding NAD(P)-dependent alcohol dehydrogenase, translating to MFGITFYSVTWKNISMVKSKAALLKKFSEPLSVEYVDIPEPKGEEVLIRIGGAGVCRTDLRIWKGVEAKQGFGLPIILGHENAGTVIEVGELAKVKKGDNVVVYAAWGDMTCRYCKEGKFNICKNQVIPGQTTNGGFSEYMLVKSYRWLVKLNSLSPVDAAPLADAGTTSMGAIRQALPFINKFAEPVVIVNGIGGLAVYTIQILKALLKNTIIIGISRSKKHRDLALELGADYAVEMKEAESLINRLTDGLGASVAIDLVGTEETTYNLGRLLAQEGAIVLVGMEGKRVSLEAFDTAVWNKKLLGSNYGSLNDLEDVVRLSESGKIKPYVVNVPLDEINKAFKDLDEGRVEGRQVIIP from the coding sequence ATGTTTGGAATCACCTTTTATTCAGTTACATGGAAAAATATAAGTATGGTTAAATCAAAAGCAGCCCTTCTGAAGAAGTTCTCAGAACCATTATCAGTAGAATACGTTGATATTCCAGAACCTAAAGGTGAAGAAGTGCTAATAAGGATAGGAGGAGCTGGAGTTTGCAGAACTGATCTGAGAATATGGAAAGGAGTGGAAGCAAAACAAGGTTTTGGATTGCCAATAATACTAGGTCATGAAAACGCTGGGACAGTAATTGAAGTAGGGGAATTGGCAAAGGTAAAGAAGGGAGATAACGTAGTGGTTTACGCAGCTTGGGGAGATATGACTTGTAGATATTGCAAAGAAGGGAAGTTTAACATTTGCAAAAATCAAGTAATTCCTGGGCAAACTACAAATGGTGGTTTCTCTGAGTACATGTTAGTTAAAAGCTATAGATGGTTAGTAAAACTAAATAGCCTAAGCCCAGTTGATGCTGCACCATTGGCAGATGCTGGAACAACGTCAATGGGAGCTATAAGGCAAGCCTTGCCATTCATTAACAAATTCGCAGAACCAGTTGTTATAGTTAACGGTATTGGAGGGTTAGCAGTTTACACTATACAAATACTAAAGGCTCTATTGAAGAATACAATTATAATCGGAATTTCTAGGAGTAAGAAGCATAGGGATTTAGCATTGGAGTTAGGTGCAGATTACGCGGTTGAAATGAAAGAGGCAGAGAGTTTAATAAACAGACTAACTGATGGACTAGGTGCTAGTGTGGCAATAGATCTAGTGGGAACTGAGGAAACTACTTATAATTTAGGTAGATTGTTAGCACAAGAGGGTGCAATAGTACTAGTGGGAATGGAGGGGAAGAGAGTAAGTCTAGAAGCGTTTGATACTGCAGTGTGGAATAAGAAGCTTCTGGGTTCGAATTACGGTTCACTAAACGATTTAGAAGATGTAGTAAGGCTTAGTGAGAGTGGGAAAATTAAGCCATACGTTGTCAATGTACCTTTAGATGAGATTAACAAAGCTTTTAAGGATTTAGATGAGGGAAGAGTAGAGGGAAGACAAGTAATAATACCGTGA
- a CDS encoding pyroglutamyl-peptidase I yields the protein MTVLLFGFEPFLDYMENPSQLIVETLNGNVILNEEVKGVILPVEYDKIEDIIVTKIREIRPILTLGIGLAPGRAKITPEKIAINYRYSREGDNAGKKYRGERIDPLGQDGIFTNLPVEDLVDYLNQNGIPAELSLSAGSYLCNNAMYIIIREARKYNSLGGFIHVPLHESYAAKLQRPIPSMSLDTMKRGIKLSIEFILKGKKENLTL from the coding sequence ATGACAGTCCTCCTATTTGGTTTTGAACCATTTCTAGATTACATGGAAAATCCATCTCAATTAATTGTTGAAACCTTAAATGGAAATGTGATACTAAACGAAGAGGTTAAAGGTGTAATATTACCAGTGGAGTATGATAAGATAGAGGATATTATAGTTACGAAAATTAGGGAGATTAGACCAATCTTAACATTAGGGATAGGCTTAGCTCCGGGTAGAGCAAAGATAACGCCAGAGAAGATAGCCATAAATTACAGATACTCAAGAGAAGGTGATAATGCAGGAAAGAAGTATAGGGGAGAGAGGATAGATCCATTAGGACAAGATGGTATCTTCACTAATTTGCCAGTGGAGGATTTAGTTGATTATTTGAATCAAAATGGAATACCAGCTGAATTGAGCTTAAGTGCTGGTAGCTATCTATGTAACAACGCAATGTACATCATAATTAGGGAAGCGAGAAAGTACAATAGCTTAGGTGGTTTCATCCACGTTCCTTTACATGAATCATATGCTGCAAAATTACAGAGACCAATACCATCCATGAGTTTAGATACAATGAAAAGGGGAATTAAGTTGTCAATAGAGTTTATATTGAAAGGTAAAAAAGAAAATCTTACCTTATAA
- a CDS encoding DNA double-strand break repair nuclease NurA, translating to MEWKVRIKEVIEKIAEAKRKMPEVRVNNEGNPEHEIEEKIMRIELLSEKVKPEVYPLDYFKYDSNKRIASLDSSSRYLRDHSVNTCLVGLSIYSNKRGFIDGPYTINTPYMGISSYEDILKQINVNDNNIRTKNVIDYYYVNEGRNEYKIDDIADEIRIEAENIGLKEVINDHDIIIVDGPIYPTPLEFTEELEVTTEARRKHKIAYAKLVNERMKILNDKVIGVVKRLENSKKLVNEKNIAELLGIENSNLRDTTVLELIDEKLCRRNNYPYICTIGPFKLEYAIQVEDENGGKVFEKILPKYAYYVIMRRPYFPPTFLRIESISEKLDLSPVLSRITENNLLPTYIEMVDKRSKRISASLFIYAYEIASNNLNVIHDDKMSYANVIQQFLQS from the coding sequence ATGGAATGGAAAGTAAGGATTAAGGAGGTAATCGAGAAGATCGCTGAGGCAAAGAGGAAAATGCCAGAAGTTAGAGTAAATAATGAAGGAAACCCTGAACATGAAATTGAGGAGAAAATAATGAGAATAGAACTACTCAGTGAAAAAGTGAAGCCCGAAGTTTATCCCTTAGATTACTTCAAATATGATAGTAATAAGAGGATAGCTTCTCTGGATTCCTCATCCAGGTATTTAAGGGACCACTCAGTCAACACTTGTCTTGTGGGTTTGTCCATTTACAGTAATAAAAGGGGGTTTATTGATGGTCCCTACACGATAAATACTCCCTACATGGGGATAAGTAGTTATGAGGATATCTTAAAGCAAATTAACGTTAATGACAATAACATTAGGACAAAGAACGTTATAGATTACTATTACGTGAATGAGGGGAGAAATGAGTATAAAATAGATGATATAGCGGACGAGATTAGGATAGAGGCTGAAAATATAGGTTTAAAGGAGGTAATTAACGATCACGATATAATAATAGTCGACGGTCCTATTTATCCAACACCTCTAGAGTTTACGGAGGAATTGGAAGTAACGACTGAGGCAAGGAGGAAGCACAAGATCGCATATGCAAAACTGGTAAACGAGAGGATGAAAATTTTAAATGATAAAGTTATTGGTGTAGTGAAGAGATTGGAGAACTCCAAGAAGCTCGTAAATGAGAAGAATATTGCTGAATTGTTGGGAATAGAAAATAGTAACCTTAGGGATACTACAGTATTGGAATTAATAGATGAAAAATTATGTAGAAGGAACAATTACCCATATATTTGCACAATAGGTCCCTTTAAGTTGGAATACGCAATACAAGTTGAGGACGAGAATGGGGGGAAAGTTTTTGAAAAGATTTTGCCAAAATACGCATATTACGTTATCATGAGGAGACCATACTTTCCACCTACCTTTTTAAGGATAGAAAGTATTAGTGAAAAGCTTGACTTATCCCCAGTTCTTTCAAGAATAACTGAGAATAACCTATTACCAACTTACATTGAAATGGTAGATAAAAGGAGTAAGAGAATATCAGCTTCTCTCTTCATTTACGCATACGAAATTGCGTCAAATAACCTAAACGTAATTCACGATGACAAAATGAGCTATGCAAATGTTATTCAGCAATTCCTACAAAGTTAG
- a CDS encoding ATP-binding protein, translated as MSLENRNLENVIDELRKKLNEAENEASKYGTIIGRVTRYETITIDENEFVGVDILFDNYQNSDIKRGQYLAIRSIIKPIIMLGQVYSISRADALARLGIRELTYPKDPSTIITTTYVELRPIAEMEGDKIRPAVSPIDPQSPVFIPNPNLIERILRIPEKGIVIAKIFSGGEEIEAEVRLDEYTLRHHTLVLGTTGSGKTTLLKTVISSNDIDKSTLIFDRQGDFVNFLKGRKDFAVLMPVVEEPNSKVSIKDYVEDFANWYGCDPNTVNVLNNHGAYVRCSNHDVFVVPYSINFYDNLRNFNKITPYFTARASMYWEAIIDELLDKIRYSLKDKINRGLTDYEIASMLRDNLTPGKLIGNVSVTLNNININSNINKDDISYDPKSKTLTFHMGKMLRNVMKELELAYSTQDVIVRTLKAYDSYGIFTVPGTVDFRPDKIPYDDIVVDLSWVMERSASIEAVTTIAYKVLEDFFAWKDESYKKHQNTKLSLIIMDEAHEYFPQTDSENVSKDIVEGLINKVMRLGRVRNMGVILATHVPEDLNPLVLQLSNTKIVMRNETHVLRRIGLEEYEDFLKHATPGLGIIYSINFSEVPIKTLLTL; from the coding sequence ATGTCATTGGAAAATCGAAATTTAGAAAACGTCATTGATGAATTAAGGAAAAAGCTTAATGAGGCTGAGAATGAGGCGAGTAAATACGGAACAATAATCGGAAGGGTGACTAGATATGAGACAATTACAATTGACGAGAACGAATTCGTAGGAGTTGATATACTTTTTGACAATTACCAGAACAGCGATATAAAGAGAGGTCAGTATCTAGCAATAAGAAGTATCATAAAACCAATAATAATGCTTGGGCAAGTTTACTCCATTAGTAGAGCTGACGCCTTAGCTAGATTGGGAATTAGGGAATTAACTTATCCTAAAGACCCTTCTACTATTATCACGACAACTTATGTAGAGTTAAGACCGATCGCAGAAATGGAAGGAGATAAGATCAGGCCAGCTGTTTCACCTATTGACCCTCAAAGTCCAGTGTTCATACCAAACCCTAATTTGATCGAGAGGATATTGAGGATACCAGAAAAAGGTATAGTTATTGCTAAGATATTTTCAGGTGGTGAGGAGATAGAGGCTGAGGTTAGACTGGACGAATACACCTTAAGGCATCACACCCTAGTTTTAGGTACAACTGGATCTGGTAAGACCACTTTACTTAAGACTGTAATTTCCAGTAATGACATTGATAAGAGTACTTTGATCTTCGATAGGCAAGGGGACTTCGTTAATTTCCTAAAGGGTAGAAAAGACTTCGCCGTCTTAATGCCAGTTGTTGAGGAGCCCAACAGTAAAGTTTCAATTAAGGACTACGTTGAGGATTTCGCCAACTGGTATGGCTGTGATCCTAACACTGTTAACGTATTAAACAATCATGGAGCTTACGTTAGGTGTAGCAATCACGACGTTTTCGTTGTTCCCTATTCCATAAACTTTTATGATAATTTGAGGAACTTCAATAAGATAACCCCTTACTTTACTGCTAGAGCTTCCATGTATTGGGAAGCTATTATTGACGAGTTGTTGGATAAGATAAGGTACTCTCTCAAGGATAAGATTAATAGGGGATTAACAGATTACGAAATCGCATCCATGTTAAGGGATAATTTAACACCGGGGAAGCTTATAGGTAATGTTAGCGTTACTTTAAACAACATTAATATTAATTCAAATATAAACAAGGATGATATAAGTTATGATCCTAAGAGTAAGACGTTGACTTTCCACATGGGTAAGATGTTACGTAATGTAATGAAGGAACTTGAGTTAGCTTATTCAACACAAGACGTTATAGTTAGGACATTAAAGGCTTATGATAGCTATGGAATATTCACAGTCCCAGGCACAGTTGATTTCAGACCGGATAAGATACCCTATGATGATATAGTGGTCGACTTAAGCTGGGTTATGGAGAGATCAGCTTCGATCGAAGCCGTTACAACTATTGCGTATAAGGTGTTGGAGGACTTCTTCGCTTGGAAAGACGAATCGTATAAGAAACATCAAAATACTAAACTATCATTAATAATTATGGATGAAGCCCACGAGTATTTCCCACAGACTGACTCTGAGAACGTTTCAAAGGACATAGTTGAAGGATTGATAAATAAGGTAATGAGGTTGGGTAGAGTTAGGAATATGGGTGTTATATTAGCTACCCACGTTCCAGAGGATTTGAATCCACTAGTTTTACAATTGTCTAATACTAAAATTGTGATGAGGAATGAAACTCACGTGTTGAGAAGAATAGGTTTAGAGGAGTATGAGGATTTCCTAAAGCACGCTACTCCCGGATTAGGTATAATATATTCCATCAACTTCAGTGAGGTACCAATAAAGACCCTTCTAACTTTGTAG
- a CDS encoding P1 family peptidase, with protein sequence MRIGIEGIKVGGYTDENAKSGVTVILVENQNNTAGISQRGGSPATIGTDLLRPKHRGNQSVNAIVLTGRSVFGLRVVDAIITKLFELKIGYKIGENLRIPIVASASIFDFYDNTILPTPEWGYKAMENLSEDIPIGRYWAGRGATVGKLKELKYAKPSGQGYYEIQKGNLRVGVISVVNSVGNVYDESGRLIAGEESEEFSVNNVMGTTLGVLITNAKLTNSDACRVASSVENGFASVIRPYNLSLDGDTVFTIATNQVEVSVDKVIFLAYEVARKSVLSIFR encoded by the coding sequence ATGAGGATTGGAATAGAGGGTATTAAGGTTGGAGGGTACACAGATGAAAACGCTAAGTCTGGAGTTACAGTAATATTGGTTGAAAACCAGAACAACACTGCAGGGATTTCACAGAGAGGAGGATCACCAGCTACAATAGGGACTGACTTATTAAGACCTAAACATAGAGGAAATCAATCGGTTAACGCTATAGTGCTAACGGGAAGGAGCGTCTTTGGGCTTAGAGTAGTAGATGCAATAATTACTAAGTTGTTTGAATTGAAAATAGGATATAAAATAGGAGAGAACTTGAGGATACCAATTGTAGCATCAGCATCAATATTCGACTTTTACGACAATACAATATTACCAACTCCAGAATGGGGATATAAGGCTATGGAAAACCTATCAGAAGATATACCCATAGGAAGATATTGGGCAGGGAGAGGTGCTACAGTAGGGAAATTGAAAGAGTTAAAGTATGCTAAACCATCTGGTCAAGGTTATTACGAAATACAAAAAGGTAATCTGAGAGTGGGAGTGATTTCCGTAGTAAACAGTGTAGGCAACGTATATGATGAAAGTGGAAGACTGATCGCTGGAGAGGAGAGTGAGGAATTTAGTGTCAACAACGTAATGGGAACTACACTAGGAGTCTTAATAACTAACGCTAAGCTAACGAATTCAGATGCTTGCAGAGTTGCGAGCAGTGTAGAAAACGGTTTTGCTTCTGTTATAAGACCTTACAACTTATCCTTAGATGGAGATACTGTGTTCACGATTGCTACAAACCAAGTAGAAGTTTCAGTGGATAAAGTAATCTTTTTAGCCTACGAAGTAGCTAGAAAATCTGTGCTTTCAATATTTAGGTGA
- a CDS encoding undecaprenyl-diphosphate phosphatase, translated as MDYILVAVLLGIVQGISEWLPISSKTQILLVSSFLLGLSFSEAYAFGLFMEIGTIFAAIMYFRKEIWRVIRVIFKRDDKEALILLKYLVVVTVITGLVGVRVYLFIEKLVTSAIIGIPMILLGIVLLIDGLVIYFSRRKHTPRKNIKELTIRDFIIVGLAQGLAALPGVSRSGMTTSALILLGVKPEDAFRLSFIAPIPAALGAIGVTVLFSKNEVTIALHSINMAGLGLSMIVATVISLLFINALLRFARTKRVIVLVSVLGILAIMSGVMSIFI; from the coding sequence TTGGACTACATCCTTGTTGCTGTATTACTTGGCATAGTTCAAGGAATAAGCGAATGGTTACCAATAAGTAGCAAAACGCAGATACTTCTGGTATCCTCTTTCCTTCTAGGACTTTCCTTTAGTGAAGCATACGCTTTTGGATTATTCATGGAAATTGGTACTATATTTGCTGCGATAATGTATTTTAGAAAAGAGATATGGAGAGTAATTAGAGTGATATTCAAAAGAGATGATAAAGAAGCGCTCATTCTTCTAAAATACCTTGTAGTGGTTACAGTAATCACTGGATTGGTCGGAGTGCGTGTATATCTGTTTATAGAAAAATTAGTGACCTCTGCGATAATTGGAATACCAATGATCCTTTTAGGAATTGTTCTCTTAATTGACGGTTTGGTAATTTACTTTTCTAGGAGAAAACATACACCAAGAAAAAACATCAAAGAGCTAACGATAAGAGACTTCATAATTGTTGGTTTAGCTCAAGGACTAGCAGCTCTTCCCGGAGTTAGTAGGTCTGGAATGACAACATCAGCCTTGATATTGTTAGGAGTAAAACCAGAGGACGCATTTAGGCTTTCATTCATAGCGCCGATTCCAGCTGCGCTTGGAGCTATTGGAGTTACAGTCCTATTTAGCAAAAATGAAGTTACCATTGCTCTTCATTCAATTAACATGGCTGGTTTAGGCTTATCAATGATAGTAGCTACAGTTATTAGTTTATTGTTTATAAACGCTCTGTTAAGGTTTGCTAGGACAAAAAGGGTAATAGTGCTTGTCAGTGTATTAGGTATTCTGGCAATAATGAGTGGAGTTATGAGTATATTTATTTAA
- a CDS encoding M20 family metallopeptidase, with translation MKLDEVVEESKDEIVEFLKQLIRIPTENPPGLNYDKIVNVLRDKLEQFGYKTEIIEGDKEYVKFGSGNRPNLVGYLGNGNVRIAFNGHYDVVPAGEGWSVNPYEGVERDGKVFGRGASDMKSGIVAQIYAVEMLKRAKLLPSNVKIIQTFVPDEETVGNKNAGTYCLREIYKNNADYVIFTEPTGPDNICNGHRGAIWAIVKVYGKKSHGGFPQLGIDAVKAVAIMIERLYASIPNITSKYSIMPEAGKKPSILVGTVKCGTWVNTVADYCEFSIVRRLIPEERIDEVRESILRILREVSDETGVRFNYDEFYAVDTVVSEDKELTEALKKGIKEIRGVDAITVLSAGTFDIRFTISEGIKSINYGPGRIEVAHASDEFVYVKDLLDSIKVLGRLILNIANKSSS, from the coding sequence ATGAAATTAGATGAAGTTGTTGAAGAATCTAAGGACGAGATTGTGGAGTTCTTAAAACAGTTAATAAGGATCCCAACTGAAAATCCCCCTGGATTAAATTACGATAAGATAGTTAACGTATTGAGGGATAAGTTAGAACAGTTTGGGTATAAGACGGAAATAATTGAGGGGGATAAAGAGTATGTCAAGTTTGGAAGCGGTAATAGACCAAATCTAGTGGGTTATTTGGGTAACGGTAACGTAAGGATTGCATTTAATGGACATTATGACGTAGTTCCAGCAGGTGAAGGTTGGAGTGTTAACCCTTATGAGGGAGTAGAAAGAGATGGAAAAGTTTTCGGTAGGGGAGCTTCTGACATGAAGTCTGGAATAGTTGCCCAAATTTACGCAGTTGAAATGTTAAAGAGGGCTAAACTACTACCCTCTAACGTGAAAATTATCCAAACTTTTGTACCTGATGAGGAGACAGTGGGAAATAAGAACGCTGGTACGTATTGTTTGAGGGAAATCTACAAGAATAACGCTGATTACGTAATATTCACGGAACCTACTGGACCGGATAACATTTGTAATGGTCATAGAGGTGCAATATGGGCCATTGTTAAGGTATATGGGAAGAAAAGTCACGGAGGTTTTCCTCAATTGGGAATTGACGCAGTCAAGGCTGTGGCAATTATGATTGAAAGACTTTACGCTTCTATACCCAACATTACCTCGAAGTACAGCATTATGCCAGAGGCTGGTAAGAAACCTTCAATATTGGTTGGTACTGTTAAGTGTGGTACTTGGGTTAACACTGTAGCGGATTACTGTGAATTCAGTATAGTTAGGAGATTGATACCGGAAGAGAGAATAGATGAAGTTAGGGAGAGCATATTACGCATATTAAGGGAGGTGAGCGATGAAACTGGTGTCAGGTTTAACTACGATGAGTTCTACGCTGTCGATACTGTAGTAAGCGAGGACAAGGAATTAACAGAGGCTCTGAAAAAGGGTATAAAGGAGATTAGGGGAGTTGATGCTATTACTGTTCTATCTGCAGGGACATTTGACATTAGGTTCACTATAAGTGAGGGTATTAAAAGTATTAATTACGGTCCAGGTAGAATCGAAGTGGCTCACGCTAGTGATGAGTTCGTTTACGTTAAGGACTTGTTAGATTCGATAAAAGTATTAGGAAGGTTAATATTGAATATTGCTAATAAGTCTTCTTCCTAG
- a CDS encoding AAA family ATPase: MYKKVRIKNFKSLYDVELDIRKVNVVVGPNGSGKSNLVQVFMLLREIIRPSSYPPLPFLPFGGYDKVVYMHDTSKDVSIDIVGDDFEYSLTFNGKEHTINIKKEFIRYKDFTIEREDELIKVDGKEIKENRISPYNSVFSLVQKVGMITFSNLPVQLPHDIMEFMANFGYDIIVLRVIPEIAISQVPNYFPLSLRVDGYGLAKLLYLTRLNIFPFPTIKHESAESIPIAIKRFLDENNMRFDFQITQDGSIMLIFKEKIGDKEITLVPQAVPSGVAKMLVILSAIYLLNPKLLIIDEVENHLHLKFIEELTDHFKFSNPQFIITTHSPLVIDLYDPSDIVLLSREGFDTKAERIKNSKELTDKLIDLGVSLSDWIFGFPK; this comes from the coding sequence ATGTACAAGAAAGTAAGGATAAAGAACTTTAAGAGCCTTTATGATGTTGAATTAGATATACGTAAGGTTAACGTAGTTGTTGGACCTAATGGTAGCGGAAAGTCCAATCTAGTTCAAGTATTTATGTTATTAAGAGAGATTATTAGACCCTCCTCTTATCCCCCATTACCTTTTCTCCCGTTTGGTGGTTACGATAAAGTTGTATATATGCATGATACTTCCAAAGATGTTTCTATAGATATAGTAGGAGATGATTTTGAATACTCATTAACGTTTAATGGAAAAGAACACACAATTAACATCAAAAAAGAGTTTATAAGATATAAAGATTTTACTATTGAGAGAGAAGACGAACTCATAAAAGTGGATGGAAAAGAAATAAAAGAAAACAGAATTTCTCCGTATAATAGTGTTTTCTCTCTAGTTCAGAAAGTAGGTATGATTACGTTTAGTAATTTACCCGTTCAACTACCTCATGATATAATGGAATTTATGGCAAATTTCGGTTACGATATTATCGTCCTAAGGGTTATACCAGAAATAGCAATTTCACAAGTTCCTAATTATTTTCCTCTGAGTCTAAGAGTGGATGGTTATGGTTTAGCTAAATTACTGTACTTAACAAGACTCAATATTTTTCCCTTCCCAACGATAAAACATGAAAGCGCTGAGAGCATTCCTATTGCCATAAAGAGATTTTTAGATGAGAACAATATGCGGTTTGACTTCCAGATAACTCAAGATGGTAGTATAATGTTAATCTTTAAGGAAAAAATAGGAGATAAAGAGATAACATTAGTACCTCAAGCTGTACCCTCCGGTGTTGCAAAAATGCTTGTAATACTATCAGCAATTTATTTACTTAATCCAAAATTGTTAATTATAGATGAAGTTGAGAATCATCTTCATTTAAAGTTTATAGAAGAATTAACAGACCATTTTAAGTTTTCTAATCCTCAGTTTATTATAACTACGCACTCACCCCTGGTAATTGACTTATACGATCCATCTGATATAGTCTTACTTTCTAGGGAAGGATTTGATACTAAGGCAGAAAGGATAAAAAATAGCAAGGAGTTAACTGATAAATTAATTGACCTAGGGGTTTCACTGAGTGACTGGATCTTCGGGTTCCCAAAATAA
- a CDS encoding SDR family NAD(P)-dependent oxidoreductase — MSSELFSVKGKGAVVIGAGSGIGKAIAELFTNLGGKVVASDVKGLEELNKIAYTFKADVTNVNEVRELVKFSLEKLGEINALYITPSINVRKRIENYTYEEFDKVVNLNLKGTFIALKEFLPAMKKSGGSVVLFSSIRGKVVEPGQSVYAATKAAIEQLAKTAAAEYGKYGIRVNVIAPGIVDTPFTQQIKNNPEWYKAYTEKTILKRWATPMEIASVAVFLAMPASSYITGTVIYVDGGWTAIDGRYEPNV; from the coding sequence ATGAGTTCAGAACTGTTTTCAGTAAAAGGAAAAGGTGCAGTTGTAATTGGAGCTGGTAGTGGAATAGGAAAGGCAATAGCGGAACTATTCACCAATTTAGGAGGTAAGGTTGTGGCAAGTGATGTGAAAGGATTAGAGGAATTAAATAAGATAGCCTATACCTTTAAGGCAGATGTAACTAACGTTAATGAGGTAAGGGAACTTGTTAAGTTTAGTCTGGAAAAGTTAGGTGAAATAAACGCTCTATACATCACTCCATCAATTAACGTTAGAAAAAGGATAGAAAACTACACCTATGAAGAGTTCGATAAGGTTGTAAACTTAAACTTGAAGGGAACATTTATAGCATTAAAGGAATTCCTTCCAGCAATGAAGAAGAGTGGAGGTAGTGTTGTTCTATTCTCTTCAATAAGAGGTAAAGTCGTGGAGCCTGGCCAATCGGTGTATGCAGCAACTAAGGCTGCAATAGAGCAGTTAGCTAAAACTGCTGCAGCAGAATATGGGAAATACGGTATAAGGGTCAATGTGATTGCTCCAGGGATTGTGGACACCCCATTTACACAGCAGATAAAGAACAATCCAGAGTGGTACAAAGCTTATACTGAGAAGACAATACTAAAGAGATGGGCTACGCCAATGGAGATTGCTAGTGTAGCAGTATTCTTAGCCATGCCAGCCTCATCTTACATAACTGGTACTGTAATCTACGTAGATGGAGGATGGACTGCGATAGACGGGAGATATGAGCCAAATGTGTGA